A genomic region of Armatimonadota bacterium contains the following coding sequences:
- the ugpC gene encoding sn-glycerol-3-phosphate ABC transporter ATP-binding protein UgpC, with amino-acid sequence MAAVRLHNLTKRFGQVVAVANLTLEISDREFLVLVGPSGCGKTTALRMLAGLEQATAGEIYIGERLVNDISPKDRDIAMVFQNYALYPHMTVYDNMAFGLKLRRLSRTEIARRVRESAQMLGLSDLLRRRPKELSGGQRQRVALGRAIVREPKVFLMDEPLSNLDAKLRVQTRAELSKLHRRLGITTVYVTHDQVEAMTMGDRIAVLKDGVLQQVDTPMQVYHHPANLFVAGFIGSPAMNFIAAVIVAQDGGCVIDAGDFRLRLPAAHVGCVREHVGHQVILGVRPEDIYDRSLPGPVTATVGNSVRTTVDVIEPMGAIVYAYLTSGRHRLVAALDGDSAARDGQHLDVVFDMDKAHVFDAETEQALI; translated from the coding sequence ATGGCGGCAGTCAGGCTGCACAATCTTACCAAGCGCTTCGGCCAGGTCGTCGCCGTCGCGAACCTCACCCTGGAGATCAGCGACCGGGAGTTCCTAGTGCTGGTCGGGCCCTCGGGCTGCGGCAAGACGACCGCGCTGCGAATGCTCGCGGGCCTGGAGCAGGCGACCGCGGGCGAGATCTATATCGGCGAGCGGCTGGTCAACGACATCTCGCCCAAGGACCGCGACATCGCCATGGTCTTCCAGAACTACGCCCTCTACCCCCACATGACGGTTTACGACAACATGGCCTTCGGCCTCAAGCTGCGGCGCTTGTCGCGGACCGAGATCGCACGCCGCGTGCGCGAGTCGGCGCAGATGTTGGGCCTCAGCGACCTGCTGAGGCGCCGCCCCAAGGAGCTCTCGGGCGGCCAGCGCCAGCGCGTGGCGCTGGGGCGTGCGATCGTGCGCGAGCCCAAGGTTTTCCTCATGGACGAGCCGCTCTCCAACCTGGACGCCAAGCTGCGCGTCCAGACGCGAGCCGAACTGAGCAAGCTCCATCGCCGCCTCGGCATCACCACCGTCTACGTTACTCACGACCAGGTCGAGGCGATGACCATGGGCGACCGCATCGCCGTGCTCAAGGACGGGGTGCTGCAGCAGGTGGACACCCCGATGCAGGTCTATCACCATCCTGCCAATCTATTCGTGGCGGGCTTCATCGGCAGTCCGGCGATGAACTTCATCGCCGCCGTGATCGTCGCGCAGGACGGCGGGTGCGTCATAGATGCAGGGGATTTTCGGCTGCGTCTGCCCGCCGCCCATGTGGGGTGTGTGCGCGAGCACGTGGGGCACCAGGTCATCCTTGGCGTGCGGCCGGAAGACATCTATGACCGCTCTCTGCCGGGGCCGGTGACCGCGACCGTCGGCAACTCGGTGCGGACGACGGTGGACGTGATCGAGCCCATGGGCGCGATCGTTTACGCCTATCTCACCAGCGGCCGCCACCGCCTGGTCGCGGCGCTCGACGGCGATAGCGCCGCCCGCGATGGCCAGCACCTCGACGTCGTGTTCGACATGGACAAGGCGCATGTCTTCGATGCCGAGACCGAGCAGGCGCTGATCTAG